The region GTTCAACCCTTCCGCTTTCAGCGCCGCAACCACCGCAGGACGCTCTGACACGCGTTTCATATACGATGCAATGTGGTCTAACCCTTCCAGATTCAGCTTAACCGCACGAGCCCAGCGCAGCACGGTGAACAGATACGCATCGGCAATCGTGAAGCGCGACCCGCCAATCCACTGTTCGTCTTTCAGCGATTCGTTAACGTACTGCAGCTTTTTCTCCAGCAGGGCGCGCAGGGTAGGCTTAAACTCTTCCGGCGTATCCGGGCGGAACAGGGGGGTAAAGCCTTTGTGCAGCTCGGTGGCAATGTAGTTCAGCCACTCCAGCGTTTTATAGCGAGAAATGGTACTGACCGGTGCCAGCAGCTGGCGATCGGGCACGCTATCGGCCAGGAACTGCATAATCGCCACGCCTTCGGTCAGCAGAGTACCGTCATCCAGCAGGAGAGCCGGAACTTGTCCCTTGGGGTTAATGGCAAGAAAATCATCGCTATTTTCCAGACGCTTTTTCATCAGATCAACGCCATCCAGCGTGAAATCTTTGCCGCTCTCGCGCAGGGTGATATGGGAAGCAAGAGAGCACGCGCCCGGTTTGTAGAACAGTTTCATCGGTAACTCCTTTTTGCTGAGGTTTCAGCTATGTTAGTGCGCGAACGGGCAAAAAAAAAGCCGCTAATGCATTAGCGGCTTCTGTTCAGTCGTTTCTCAATAATCTTACGCAGTAGCGGTTTTGGTCGCTTCAGCCGTCTTGTCGTCGTCCTGAGTCATACGATTCAGTTTCGGCGCGGTCAGCAGCATCAGCGCCGCAATCACCGCTGTCGCAATACCAATCTGCATGAATACGGTACCGTAGACGTTCAGGGAGACGAGTGGGTCAGTGACGTTTTCAGGCACAGCCATCAGGTTCGCAATTTTACCCGCAATGATTGCCGCACCGGCAGTGGTCAGGAACCAGCTACCCATAATGAAGCCCATCAGACGCTGCGGCACCAGCTGTGCAACCATCGCCAGACCCAGACCGGAGATCATCAGCTCACCGATAGACTGCAGCGCGTAGCTCAGGATCAGCCAGTTAACGGACACGATACCCGCGTCGGTGGCAAATTTGGTACCCAGCGGCAGCACCAGGAACGCGCCGGAGCACAGCACCATACCGATTGCGAACTTGTGCGGCATTGGCAGACGGTCACCCATCTTGTTATAGATAGCGGCCAGAATCGGGCTACCAATCATGATCCAGAACGGGTTCAGCGCCTGATACTGCTCCGGCTCGAACGCGATGCCCAGAATAGAGTGCTCAACGTTACGAATGGCGAAGAAGTTCAGAGAGGTTGGCATCTGGCTGTACAGCACGAAGAAGATAATCGCTTCCAGCATCAGAATGAACGCCACAATCATCTTGCGGCGGGCAGCACCCTGCATGGCGAACGCTTCTTTCGCAAAGATAACCACGATACCCAGTGCAACCACGCCCAGAACGGCGCGAGCAATACCCTGGTTGTGCAGCAGCCAGGTGGCGATTGCCGCGAGGACAACAACGCCCACGATAGTCGCCAGCAGTTTGCCCATGTGTACAGGCTCGAAGTCAGGTTTTGAACCGTAGTCTTTCACCCAGCTGCGGCAGAACAGGAAGTTCACCACGGTGATCAGCATACCGACGAAGCTCAGCGCGAACGCCACGCTCCAGCCGAACTTAGCTGCGAGCCATGGGGTTGCCAGCATCGAGAAGAACGAACCGATGTTGATGGACATGTAGTACATGGTAAATGCACCGTCCAGACGCGGATCGTCTTTGCTGTAGCAGGTAGAGAGCAGGGAAGACGGGTTTGCTTTGAACAGACCGTTACCGACGGCAATCGTCGCCATACCCATATACACGACAGCGGCATCGTGCCCTGACCATGCAACCAGACCATAGCCAATCGCCAGGACAATGGCGCCCAGCATGATGACACGTTTAGTCCCGAGGACTTTATCACCCAGCCAGCCGCCAATTGCGACCAGACCGTACACCAGAGCACTGAAGGAAGAGAACAGCGTGATGGAATCGGCTTCGGACATACCCAGCTGTTTTACCAGGTAAACCGCCATGATCCCTTGCAGGCCGTAATAACCAAAACGCTCCCATAACTCGATAGAGAAGATGAGATAGAACGCTTTAGGCTGTTTAAAAGCGTTAAGACTTACGCTTTCATCTGTTGGTTTATTGTTTGCAGTAGACACATATACCTCTTTTTTTACATCCCATATTAACGGGGGTGTTCATAGCGTGATGGCCGTAGTCCATACGCCTTATAGTTATATTGGGAGGAGAAACGGCGGGTAATGTTCACTATCCTGCCCCATCTGGCAATACGTTTGTAATAAT is a window of Enterobacter cloacae complex sp. ECNIH7 DNA encoding:
- the gstA gene encoding glutathione transferase GstA; its protein translation is MKLFYKPGACSLASHITLRESGKDFTLDGVDLMKKRLENSDDFLAINPKGQVPALLLDDGTLLTEGVAIMQFLADSVPDRQLLAPVSTISRYKTLEWLNYIATELHKGFTPLFRPDTPEEFKPTLRALLEKKLQYVNESLKDEQWIGGSRFTIADAYLFTVLRWARAVKLNLEGLDHIASYMKRVSERPAVVAALKAEGLN
- the dtpA gene encoding dipeptide/tripeptide permease DtpA produces the protein MSTANNKPTDESVSLNAFKQPKAFYLIFSIELWERFGYYGLQGIMAVYLVKQLGMSEADSITLFSSFSALVYGLVAIGGWLGDKVLGTKRVIMLGAIVLAIGYGLVAWSGHDAAVVYMGMATIAVGNGLFKANPSSLLSTCYSKDDPRLDGAFTMYYMSINIGSFFSMLATPWLAAKFGWSVAFALSFVGMLITVVNFLFCRSWVKDYGSKPDFEPVHMGKLLATIVGVVVLAAIATWLLHNQGIARAVLGVVALGIVVIFAKEAFAMQGAARRKMIVAFILMLEAIIFFVLYSQMPTSLNFFAIRNVEHSILGIAFEPEQYQALNPFWIMIGSPILAAIYNKMGDRLPMPHKFAIGMVLCSGAFLVLPLGTKFATDAGIVSVNWLILSYALQSIGELMISGLGLAMVAQLVPQRLMGFIMGSWFLTTAGAAIIAGKIANLMAVPENVTDPLVSLNVYGTVFMQIGIATAVIAALMLLTAPKLNRMTQDDDKTAEATKTATA